In a genomic window of Methanobacterium sp.:
- a CDS encoding LemA family protein, which produces MVTYIISGIILVILIILAVLSIAIYNSLIYVTELKMHGIDVQLKRRADLIPNLVETVKGYAKHERGVFENVTRARSSLLNAQTVQESAEANNMLTGALKSLFAVAENYPDLKANENFLDLQQQLSQTEDKIAYSRQFYNDTVLMYNKVQMFPSNIFAKQFNFKEAEFFEVAEAERSVPKVEF; this is translated from the coding sequence ATGGTGACGTATATAATTTCAGGAATCATTCTGGTTATTTTAATCATTTTAGCAGTTTTGTCGATTGCTATATACAATAGTTTGATTTACGTAACAGAGTTAAAAATGCATGGTATAGATGTTCAACTAAAAAGAAGGGCAGATCTTATACCTAACCTTGTTGAAACAGTTAAAGGATATGCCAAGCATGAAAGAGGCGTTTTTGAAAATGTTACCAGGGCCCGTTCAAGCTTGTTAAATGCTCAAACAGTTCAAGAAAGTGCCGAAGCCAATAACATGCTAACAGGTGCTTTAAAAAGTCTTTTTGCAGTCGCTGAAAATTATCCTGACTTAAAAGCCAATGAAAACTTTCTGGATCTGCAGCAGCAACTATCTCAAACAGAAGACAAAATAGCATATTCCAGGCAGTTTTACAACGATACGGTATTAATGTACAACAAAGTCCAGATGTTTCCAAGCAACATATTTGCCAAACAGTTTAACTTCAAAGAGGCTGAGTTCTTTGAAGTTGCAGAAGCTGAACGTTCTGTTCCAAAAGTTGAATTTTAG
- a CDS encoding radical SAM protein produces MNLEKLRVLGESAKYDLCNYVSGNNAEGKIPGVYNSTSPGRRCMPLFKVLMTNKCSNDCKYCMNSTKLEGYEYGPEELSKLFLDYYNKRYVEGLFLSSGIDGSIDSSMEREIDVARILRDYGYEGYIHLKIIPGTSFDLIKRAMQLADRVSVNIESATPEGLEEITSTKNFKIDILRRMKWIKKLSKKDESLAHSGQTTQFIVGATDETDEEILKRTKWLKDKYEIRRSYFSAFNPLKDTPLEHRLEPHPMRTVRLYQADFLLNSYKFSLDELVFDENGNIETGIDPKYSFAMNNRDLFPVDINESSFDELIRVPGIGKTSSRRIVTLRKHGVKINKLDELSKLGVAVKRAEPFIKINKSYQSTLEGF; encoded by the coding sequence ATGAATCTGGAAAAACTCAGGGTCCTTGGAGAGTCTGCAAAATATGACCTGTGTAACTACGTGAGTGGTAACAATGCAGAAGGTAAAATACCTGGAGTTTATAACAGTACTTCACCAGGCAGGCGATGCATGCCTCTGTTTAAAGTGTTGATGACCAATAAATGCTCTAATGACTGTAAATACTGTATGAACAGTACTAAATTAGAGGGTTATGAATATGGGCCAGAAGAACTATCAAAGCTATTTTTAGATTATTACAATAAAAGGTATGTTGAAGGATTATTTTTAAGTTCAGGAATTGATGGAAGTATCGATTCTTCGATGGAAAGAGAGATCGATGTTGCAAGAATATTAAGAGATTATGGATATGAAGGCTATATTCACCTTAAAATAATTCCAGGAACCTCTTTTGACCTTATAAAAAGAGCTATGCAGCTTGCAGATAGGGTAAGTGTTAATATAGAATCTGCAACTCCTGAGGGATTAGAAGAAATTACTTCAACCAAAAATTTTAAAATCGATATATTAAGGCGTATGAAATGGATTAAAAAACTCTCTAAAAAAGACGAAAGTTTAGCTCATTCAGGTCAAACAACTCAATTTATTGTGGGGGCCACCGATGAAACCGATGAAGAAATTCTTAAAAGAACAAAATGGCTTAAAGATAAATATGAAATAAGGAGAAGTTATTTCAGTGCCTTTAATCCACTTAAAGATACTCCACTTGAACACCGTTTAGAACCCCATCCTATGAGAACTGTTCGGCTTTACCAGGCTGATTTTTTACTTAATTCTTATAAATTCAGCCTTGATGAGCTTGTTTTTGATGAAAATGGAAATATTGAAACAGGAATAGATCCAAAATACTCCTTTGCCATGAACAACAGGGATTTATTCCCTGTAGATATAAATGAATCATCTTTTGATGAACTTATAAGAGTTCCAGGAATTGGGAAGACTTCATCCCGGCGCATTGTAACCCTCAGAAAACACGGTGTGAAAATTAATAAATTAGATGAGCTCAGTAAATTAGGGGTTGCTGTAAAGCGTGCAGAACCTTTCATTAAGATTAATAAATCTTATCAAAGTACTTTAGAAGGGTTTTAA
- a CDS encoding ParA family protein, with protein MVEIIAILNQKGGCGKTTTAVNLSTALAINKRKILIVDIDPQGNATTSFGIEKNELKKSIYTTLTGKNPVLEAIMSTGVENLDIVPSNIALSGAEIELSGEIGFHSILKEKLKPVKEYYDYIFIDVPPSLGILTINSLVASDSVIIPIQAEFYALEGIADLIEAMGLVKNRLNSPSRIKGILLTLYDSRTRLGREVYSNVIEYFEDKENIFKTTIPRNVKLAEAPSHGKPCILYDEECKGSEAYRDLAKEILKMEENNES; from the coding sequence ATGGTTGAAATAATCGCAATATTGAATCAGAAGGGAGGCTGTGGTAAAACCACGACAGCTGTGAATCTTTCAACAGCATTAGCTATAAATAAACGGAAAATTTTGATTGTAGACATTGATCCTCAGGGTAATGCCACTACAAGCTTTGGAATAGAGAAGAATGAGCTTAAAAAGAGTATATACACTACTTTAACTGGAAAAAACCCTGTTTTAGAAGCTATAATGTCTACAGGGGTTGAGAATCTGGATATAGTTCCAAGTAACATAGCTTTAAGCGGGGCTGAAATTGAATTAAGTGGTGAAATAGGATTTCATTCAATACTTAAAGAAAAACTAAAACCTGTTAAAGAGTATTATGATTACATTTTCATTGATGTACCCCCATCTCTGGGCATACTAACCATTAACTCACTGGTAGCTTCAGACAGTGTTATTATTCCAATTCAGGCAGAATTTTATGCACTTGAGGGAATAGCAGATTTAATAGAAGCTATGGGACTTGTTAAAAATCGTCTTAACAGTCCCTCAAGAATTAAAGGAATTTTACTCACACTTTATGATTCAAGAACAAGGCTTGGAAGAGAAGTTTACAGTAATGTTATTGAGTACTTTGAGGATAAAGAAAATATCTTTAAAACAACCATACCTCGTAATGTTAAGCTTGCTGAAGCTCCAAGTCATGGGAAACCATGTATTCTTTATGATGAAGAGTGTAAGGGTTCTGAAGCATACAGAGATTTAGCAAAGGAAATATTAAAAATGGAGGAGAATAATGAGTCCTGA
- a CDS encoding PAS domain S-box protein: MVKKLDCRTISKLKYYSKVLSVLIAIFGFIIILGWAFNIPLFKSPGPAFSTVKSNLAICFILIGISLFLLQTRIINKSKQKIIQFSGFVVLLTGFLTLIQYFFALDLGIDQMFFREAPGAINTLSPNRMEIVAALNLFLAGTAILLLEREVHRQAQYLGVVVGILALLALTCHIYGVSGYYMIYAGTAVYAAVIFTLISLAILFARPDKSIMRLFTGTGAGSSLAWKIIPMVFIIPLLTGYFIILGKIMNIDTYFGITVLIITLIIISLVLSGISLNSLNEIDYKHYEAEENTKRLADIVKSSEDGIISMDLNYIISSWNRGAQKIYGYSAPEVIGKHKSILMGPSEWKNASKLLKKVKEGEAVSQYEAKRLRKDGREVDVSLTLSPVKNYEGEITGISVIYRDITEQKKSEEKLKETVEELKHTSDELQQFAYITSHDLQEPLRTIASFAQLLKIRYKNRLDPDADEFIDFVVDAAKHMKKMIQGLLDYSRVSAQRYELKQVNSEKILNTVLSNLQPTIEKNKAQITHDKLPLVTADETQFIQLFQNLIGNAIKFKKEDVPPKIHISCKKDDEGKYIFSVSDNGIGIEPQYRDRIFEVFKRLHTIDEYRGAGIGLAISKRIVECHGGRIWVESELGRGSAFYFTIGST, encoded by the coding sequence ATGGTAAAAAAACTTGATTGCAGGACCATTTCTAAATTAAAGTATTATTCAAAAGTTTTAAGTGTTTTAATTGCTATTTTCGGGTTTATAATAATTTTAGGCTGGGCTTTCAACATCCCTCTGTTTAAAAGTCCAGGACCTGCTTTTTCAACTGTAAAATCCAATCTTGCCATTTGTTTTATTTTAATTGGGATTTCTTTATTTTTACTGCAAACAAGAATAATTAATAAGAGTAAGCAGAAAATTATTCAATTTTCAGGGTTTGTTGTGCTTTTAACAGGGTTTTTAACTTTGATCCAGTACTTTTTTGCCCTTGATTTAGGCATAGACCAGATGTTCTTTAGGGAAGCTCCAGGTGCTATCAATACACTTTCACCCAATCGCATGGAAATTGTTGCTGCATTGAACCTGTTTTTAGCTGGAACAGCAATTTTACTGCTTGAAAGAGAAGTTCACAGGCAAGCACAGTATTTAGGCGTTGTAGTAGGTATACTGGCTTTACTGGCTTTAACGTGCCATATTTATGGTGTTTCAGGTTATTATATGATTTATGCAGGAACTGCAGTTTATGCAGCAGTAATATTTACACTGATATCCCTTGCAATTCTATTTGCACGTCCAGATAAAAGCATAATGCGCTTATTTACAGGAACAGGGGCAGGAAGTTCCCTTGCATGGAAAATAATACCCATGGTTTTTATTATTCCTCTGCTAACTGGATATTTCATTATTTTAGGGAAAATAATGAATATTGATACTTATTTTGGAATTACAGTACTTATAATTACTTTAATTATCATTTCACTCGTTTTAAGTGGAATTAGTTTAAATTCTTTAAATGAAATTGATTATAAGCATTATGAAGCCGAGGAAAATACTAAAAGACTGGCAGATATAGTGAAGTCATCAGAGGACGGTATTATTAGTATGGATTTAAACTACATAATATCAAGCTGGAACAGGGGAGCTCAAAAAATTTACGGCTACTCTGCTCCTGAAGTTATAGGGAAACATAAATCTATTTTGATGGGCCCTTCTGAATGGAAAAATGCTTCCAAACTTTTAAAAAAGGTTAAAGAAGGCGAAGCTGTATCCCAGTACGAGGCTAAAAGACTAAGAAAAGATGGCAGAGAAGTAGATGTTTCTTTAACATTATCTCCTGTTAAAAACTATGAAGGAGAAATTACAGGGATATCTGTTATTTACAGAGATATAACCGAACAAAAAAAATCTGAAGAAAAATTAAAAGAAACTGTAGAGGAATTAAAGCACACCAGTGACGAACTTCAGCAGTTTGCCTACATAACTTCCCATGACCTGCAGGAGCCGCTGCGCACCATTGCAAGTTTTGCCCAGTTACTGAAAATACGCTATAAAAACAGGCTTGATCCTGATGCTGACGAGTTCATCGACTTTGTAGTGGATGCTGCTAAACATATGAAAAAAATGATTCAGGGTTTACTTGATTATTCAAGAGTAAGCGCTCAAAGATATGAATTAAAACAGGTAAATAGTGAAAAAATCCTGAATACAGTTTTATCTAATCTTCAACCTACAATTGAAAAAAATAAGGCCCAGATTACCCATGATAAACTTCCACTGGTGACTGCTGATGAAACACAGTTCATTCAACTTTTCCAGAATCTCATTGGAAATGCCATCAAATTCAAAAAAGAAGATGTTCCACCAAAAATCCATATATCATGTAAAAAAGATGATGAAGGTAAATATATCTTCAGCGTGTCTGATAATGGTATTGGAATAGAACCTCAGTACCGGGATAGAATATTTGAAGTTTTTAAACGCCTTCACACCATAGATGAATACAGAGGCGCAGGTATTGGTCTTGCAATCTCAAAAAGAATTGTAGAGTGCCATGGAGGCCGTATCTGGGTTGAATCAGAATTGGGCAGAGGATCAGCTTTTTACTTCACTATAGGATCTACATAA
- a CDS encoding nucleotidyltransferase family protein: MKTLEEIKNILREQKNELKERYGVKKIGIFGSFARGEQKEISDVDILVEFERPIGLRFFELADYIEEILGINVDLLTPNSLKQKPLLWQSAAENLLYV, encoded by the coding sequence ATGAAAACGCTTGAAGAAATAAAAAATATCTTAAGGGAACAAAAAAACGAACTTAAGGAAAGGTATGGTGTTAAAAAAATAGGTATTTTTGGCTCTTTTGCAAGAGGTGAGCAGAAGGAAATAAGCGATGTTGATATTTTAGTTGAATTTGAAAGACCAATAGGTCTTAGGTTTTTTGAGCTTGCCGATTATATCGAGGAGATATTGGGAATAAATGTTGACTTGCTTACACCAAATTCTTTGAAGCAAAAACCTTTACTTTGGCAAAGCGCAGCGGAGAATCTGCTTTATGTCTAA
- the hisF gene encoding imidazole glycerol phosphate synthase subunit HisF — MLAKRIIPCLDCDLNVPHGRVVKGVEFKQIRYAGEPVDLATRYYEEGADEIVFLDITASHERRETMKHVIEATTENVFVPICVGGGIRKPEDYITMLKAGADKCSTNTAAIHNPDLINEASKVVGSQACVIGIDAKRRYIENPKENNDKFIIETDKGYCWYDCSIYGGREFTGIDAIAWAIECEERGAGEILLTSMDRDGTKDGYDNYLNRAISEAVNIPVIASGGCGTPEHIYDAFTVGYADAALAASIFHYKEYPVGTVKEYLKERGIPVRF, encoded by the coding sequence ATGCTTGCAAAAAGAATTATACCATGTCTTGACTGTGATTTAAACGTGCCCCACGGGCGGGTTGTTAAAGGGGTTGAATTTAAACAAATTCGATATGCTGGAGAACCTGTCGACCTTGCAACTCGCTACTACGAAGAAGGCGCCGATGAAATCGTGTTTTTAGACATCACAGCATCCCACGAACGTAGGGAAACAATGAAACACGTTATTGAAGCCACAACAGAAAACGTATTCGTCCCCATTTGTGTTGGCGGCGGGATCAGAAAACCTGAAGATTACATAACCATGCTTAAGGCCGGGGCTGATAAATGCTCCACAAATACAGCAGCTATCCACAACCCCGACCTCATAAATGAGGCATCAAAAGTTGTAGGGTCCCAGGCCTGTGTAATTGGAATAGATGCAAAACGCCGATACATTGAAAACCCCAAAGAAAATAATGACAAGTTTATAATTGAAACTGATAAAGGTTACTGCTGGTATGACTGCAGTATCTACGGTGGGCGTGAATTCACAGGAATTGATGCCATTGCATGGGCCATAGAATGTGAAGAACGTGGAGCCGGTGAAATATTACTGACATCAATGGACCGTGACGGCACAAAAGATGGATACGACAATTACCTTAACAGAGCCATAAGTGAAGCCGTCAATATTCCTGTTATTGCATCAGGAGGTTGTGGAACTCCAGAACATATTTATGATGCATTTACTGTGGGTTATGCTGATGCAGCGCTTGCAGCAAGTATTTTCCATTATAAAGAGTATCCTGTAGGTACTGTTAAGGAGTATTTAAAAGAAAGAGGGATCCCTGTACGTTTTTAA
- a CDS encoding flavin reductase family protein, whose amino-acid sequence MAFISTVSKDGIRNIAPYSCVMPILRPFDLVCMASAKMRDTFVNIESTGEFVINMPGTDMVDKVIPTALHVPFDVNEFELANLKERPSKKVKAPGIEGCYAWMECKLHNMHEEMYDGFPYLLLLGKVVHLEIDDTIYNSEDGSWNVEKAKPLMMTGSDHGMHFCTVKDINKFEPYGAMFEDGKDPLSWMYEKKEVQKCK is encoded by the coding sequence GTGGCGTTTATTTCTACAGTCAGTAAAGATGGTATTAGGAACATAGCACCATATTCTTGTGTTATGCCTATTTTACGCCCATTTGACTTAGTTTGCATGGCTTCAGCAAAAATGAGGGATACATTTGTTAATATAGAAAGCACAGGGGAATTTGTTATTAATATGCCTGGTACTGATATGGTAGATAAAGTGATACCAACAGCGTTGCACGTTCCTTTCGATGTTAATGAATTCGAACTGGCCAATTTAAAAGAAAGGCCTTCAAAAAAAGTCAAAGCGCCTGGAATTGAAGGTTGTTATGCGTGGATGGAGTGCAAACTGCATAACATGCATGAAGAGATGTATGACGGATTCCCATATCTCTTGCTTCTTGGTAAAGTGGTACATCTTGAGATAGATGATACTATCTACAACTCAGAAGATGGTTCATGGAACGTAGAGAAGGCTAAACCGTTAATGATGACTGGATCGGATCATGGTATGCATTTCTGCACAGTCAAAGATATCAATAAATTTGAGCCTTATGGGGCTATGTTTGAGGATGGTAAAGATCCGTTATCATGGATGTATGAAAAAAAGGAGGTACAAAAATGCAAATAA
- a CDS encoding dTDP-4-dehydrorhamnose 3,5-epimerase family protein → MQIKSMEDFNKLEKPRVQNIPGFYGEELIEGVVMKDMDLFSDERGFLTELIRLDDEELKAQNIKQIIASYSYPGMIKGWHLHSKQEDHLFCVTGMVKVALYDYREDSPTYKVLNEIFMGEKYPRVVYIPPGVFHGTKNVGNEISVVIGMPSLFYDPEDVDERRVNPIDNDIVPYDWSCKME, encoded by the coding sequence ATGCAAATAAAAAGTATGGAAGATTTTAATAAGTTGGAAAAGCCACGAGTTCAAAATATACCGGGTTTTTATGGTGAAGAACTCATTGAAGGCGTTGTTATGAAGGACATGGATCTATTCAGTGATGAGAGAGGATTTTTGACCGAACTCATACGTTTAGATGATGAAGAACTGAAAGCACAGAATATCAAGCAGATAATTGCTTCATATTCCTATCCTGGAATGATTAAGGGATGGCATCTTCATTCTAAACAGGAAGATCACCTGTTTTGTGTTACTGGAATGGTAAAAGTTGCTTTATATGATTATAGGGAAGATTCACCTACCTACAAAGTTCTTAATGAAATATTTATGGGTGAAAAATATCCTCGTGTAGTTTACATCCCTCCAGGAGTCTTCCATGGCACAAAAAATGTGGGCAATGAGATATCTGTGGTGATAGGAATGCCTTCATTGTTCTATGATCCCGAAGATGTAGACGAAAGACGAGTCAATCCTATTGACAATGACATAGTTCCATATGACTGGAGCTGCAAAATGGAGTAA
- a CDS encoding nitrogenase reductase, with protein MPKLIISGRGGSGKSTLVTLLAHRLGEKGKVLVIDEDESNLGLGMMLGIEPPEKTLMDYLGGKPVVMEKLMAMIKDEGSEQVEFFTQKTDLNSLSPEFVRWNGSVALMQIGKIEHTMEGCACPMGAVARDFLNHLTVEEDQWVLVDTEAGVEHFGRGIVEGADIVVMIVDPSNDAVLLTEKAAKLTGEAGKDFGVILNKIDEKTKPILKEMLTAKGIAIKGILPYSPVIAQINLQGESLEAYTIWEELDELIMGINS; from the coding sequence ATGCCTAAGTTGATTATTAGTGGCCGTGGTGGTAGTGGAAAGAGTACACTAGTGACTCTTCTGGCACACCGACTGGGAGAAAAAGGAAAAGTTCTGGTAATAGACGAGGATGAATCTAATCTTGGATTAGGTATGATGTTAGGAATCGAACCACCCGAAAAAACCCTTATGGACTATTTAGGTGGCAAACCTGTAGTAATGGAAAAGTTGATGGCTATGATTAAAGACGAAGGAAGTGAACAGGTAGAATTTTTCACGCAAAAAACTGATTTAAATAGTTTATCGCCAGAATTTGTGCGTTGGAATGGATCTGTAGCTTTAATGCAAATAGGTAAGATTGAACACACTATGGAGGGATGTGCCTGTCCTATGGGAGCTGTAGCCCGAGATTTCTTGAACCATTTGACAGTAGAAGAAGATCAATGGGTTTTAGTAGACACTGAAGCTGGAGTAGAGCACTTTGGACGTGGAATAGTAGAAGGTGCAGATATTGTAGTGATGATAGTGGATCCTTCCAACGATGCAGTTTTACTAACTGAAAAAGCTGCAAAATTGACAGGGGAAGCAGGTAAAGATTTTGGAGTTATTTTGAATAAAATTGATGAGAAAACGAAACCCATTTTAAAAGAAATGCTGACTGCAAAAGGTATCGCAATTAAAGGTATTTTACCTTATTCTCCAGTTATAGCACAAATAAATCTTCAGGGGGAATCTTTAGAGGCATACACTATATGGGAGGAACTGGATGAGCTGATAATGGGGATTAACTCATAG
- a CDS encoding FmdE family protein, which translates to MEKSMYILPFSEVTKFHGHVCPGTAIGYRAAEIAIKELRSPRSMDEEFLAIVENDSCSVDAIQVLTGCTFGKGNLIFKDHGKHVYSFVNRNTGDTLRLSLNKGIDEMDPEFAKIREKVFSGSTSEEEKAEFEKQKDKTSYDILDMPDNELFKIEHVKIEIPEKDRIFQSVKCAKCGELVAEHRARVEKGNFVCIPCFEDYSRT; encoded by the coding sequence ATGGAAAAATCAATGTATATACTACCATTTTCAGAAGTTACAAAGTTTCACGGTCATGTATGCCCTGGAACTGCTATAGGGTACCGTGCAGCGGAAATAGCTATAAAAGAACTTCGCTCACCAAGATCAATGGATGAAGAGTTTTTGGCCATTGTAGAAAATGACAGCTGCAGTGTAGATGCTATACAGGTTTTAACAGGCTGCACTTTCGGGAAAGGAAATTTAATATTTAAGGATCATGGAAAACACGTATACTCATTTGTAAACAGGAATACTGGCGATACTTTACGTTTATCTTTAAATAAAGGCATAGATGAAATGGACCCAGAATTTGCTAAAATTAGAGAAAAAGTTTTCTCTGGATCAACCAGTGAAGAAGAAAAAGCAGAGTTTGAAAAGCAAAAAGATAAAACATCTTATGATATTCTTGACATGCCAGATAATGAATTGTTCAAAATAGAACATGTAAAAATTGAAATTCCTGAAAAAGATAGAATATTCCAGTCAGTTAAATGTGCTAAATGTGGAGAGCTGGTTGCAGAACACAGAGCACGGGTAGAAAAAGGTAATTTTGTGTGTATCCCGTGCTTTGAGGACTATTCAAGAACTTAA
- a CDS encoding ABC transporter substrate-binding protein yields MIYALGIGSINSNSEGIVSITDMAGRTVQVPAQVNKVVGTGCSGREIVYLNASDKMVGIEQIESNSTGGWGNQLPYMIAHPELMSLPIVGNAKTSTVNYEKIAELKPDVVFAGTAEQAEDIQSKTDIPTVVVYVGAVGTPQQMDTYEKSLKMMGDVLNKENRAEELVNYINSCEEDLANRAKSVSNSRKSKVYVGGQAYRGVHGITSTNPHYPPFVMLNASNVASGINDTNATLHAIQIDKEQLINWNPDMIFVEGGSIPMIENDTKNPEYQNINAIKSGNVYGVLAYCMYSYNKDEMFANAYYIGKVLYPEQFKDVNPEEKANEIFIEFNGGSGGSVYKTLKAQYGGFKQLNL; encoded by the coding sequence TTGATCTATGCCTTAGGTATAGGTAGTATAAATTCAAACAGTGAAGGCATAGTTTCCATAACTGATATGGCAGGTAGAACAGTTCAGGTTCCAGCCCAGGTAAACAAAGTTGTGGGAACAGGATGTTCCGGTAGAGAAATAGTGTATTTAAATGCCAGTGATAAGATGGTTGGAATAGAACAGATAGAATCTAATTCAACAGGAGGATGGGGAAATCAATTACCGTACATGATTGCACATCCTGAACTGATGAGCCTTCCTATTGTTGGTAATGCAAAGACATCTACAGTAAATTATGAAAAAATAGCAGAACTTAAGCCAGATGTTGTATTTGCAGGAACTGCAGAACAGGCAGAGGATATACAATCTAAAACAGATATTCCAACGGTTGTTGTATATGTAGGGGCTGTTGGAACACCCCAACAGATGGATACTTACGAAAAATCTTTAAAAATGATGGGTGACGTGCTAAATAAGGAAAACAGGGCAGAAGAACTAGTTAACTACATCAACTCCTGCGAAGAAGACCTTGCAAATAGGGCAAAAAGCGTTTCAAATAGCAGAAAATCAAAAGTGTACGTTGGTGGGCAAGCTTACCGGGGAGTGCATGGCATCACATCCACTAATCCGCATTATCCTCCTTTTGTAATGTTAAATGCATCAAATGTTGCCAGCGGAATTAATGATACAAATGCTACTTTACATGCTATTCAGATAGATAAAGAGCAGTTGATAAATTGGAATCCTGACATGATCTTCGTCGAAGGTGGAAGTATACCTATGATAGAGAATGACACTAAAAATCCAGAGTATCAAAACATTAACGCCATAAAGAGTGGTAATGTCTATGGTGTATTGGCTTACTGTATGTACAGTTACAATAAGGATGAAATGTTTGCCAATGCTTATTACATTGGAAAAGTTCTCTATCCAGAGCAGTTTAAGGATGTGAATCCAGAGGAAAAAGCTAATGAGATATTCATAGAGTTCAATGGCGGATCTGGTGGATCAGTTTACAAGACATTGAAAGCGCAGTATGGTGGATTTAAACAGCTAAATCTTTAA
- a CDS encoding class I SAM-dependent methyltransferase, producing MNVTDRPAISVEGLQNIVQNAVNGLKIFNLLKTSIEMGIFDFLNKETTCKQLSERLEIEPVLTHYLLEILVELGLVEKIGESYKNTPLSEIYLNSESEYKRVNCILSMEEPANLWHNLNNTLKGKIARKDETFFPFIIQVLAEDCLSGELQDTSELVANYDEFKHSKTLLDLGGGHGMYSIAFSQINPDLHCYVFDLPDVVKETQKYIERYNSNVQTIPGNFYTDDFGGSYDIIFSSYNPGGKNPEIARKVYNSLNLNGLFINKQYFPENGSNSLGDLLDNMEWNFTKFEKSNKASKRFTFKEDLSFGEYLEFLENLGFSVLDVHTINHFNTSFGTISEDKMIIAKKVR from the coding sequence ATGAATGTTACAGATCGTCCAGCGATATCAGTAGAAGGACTGCAAAACATTGTTCAAAACGCTGTCAATGGTTTGAAGATATTTAATCTCCTGAAAACTTCAATAGAAATGGGAATTTTTGATTTTTTAAACAAAGAAACAACATGCAAACAACTTTCTGAAAGACTCGAAATTGAACCAGTGTTAACTCATTATCTCTTAGAAATACTTGTGGAATTAGGGTTGGTAGAAAAAATAGGGGAATCTTATAAAAATACGCCCCTTTCAGAAATATATTTAAACTCTGAATCTGAATATAAACGGGTTAACTGTATACTGTCTATGGAAGAACCAGCTAATCTATGGCATAATTTAAACAATACTCTAAAAGGTAAAATAGCAAGAAAAGATGAAACTTTTTTCCCATTCATTATACAAGTCCTTGCTGAAGATTGTTTATCTGGTGAATTACAGGATACATCTGAATTAGTAGCAAATTATGATGAATTTAAACATTCAAAGACTTTGCTTGATCTGGGAGGGGGCCATGGAATGTATTCAATTGCTTTTAGTCAGATTAATCCAGATCTGCACTGTTATGTCTTTGACCTGCCGGATGTTGTAAAAGAAACTCAAAAATATATTGAGAGGTACAATTCTAACGTTCAGACCATCCCTGGAAACTTTTACACCGATGATTTTGGAGGTAGCTACGACATAATTTTTTCATCGTACAATCCAGGAGGTAAAAACCCTGAAATTGCCAGAAAGGTTTATAATTCTTTGAATTTGAATGGGTTATTTATAAACAAACAATACTTCCCTGAAAATGGTTCTAACTCTTTAGGAGATCTTTTAGATAACATGGAATGGAACTTCACCAAATTTGAAAAATCTAACAAAGCAAGTAAAAGATTCACATTTAAAGAAGATTTATCATTCGGAGAATATTTGGAATTTTTAGAGAACCTTGGATTTTCAGTGCTGGATGTGCACACCATAAATCATTTTAACACGTCTTTTGGAACCATATCCGAGGATAAAATGATAATAGCCAAAAAAGTGAGATAA